Proteins co-encoded in one Streptomyces diastaticus subsp. diastaticus genomic window:
- a CDS encoding carbohydrate-binding module family 20 domain-containing protein, translated as MARRIATASLAVLAAAATAVTAPTPAAAAPPGEKDVTAVLFEWKFDSVARACTDSLGPAGYGYVQVSPPQEHIQGSQWWTSYQPVSYKIAGRLGDRAAFKSMVDTCHAAGVKVVADSVINHMAAGSGTGTGGSAYQKYDYPGIWSGADMDDCRSEINDYGNRANVQNCELVGLADLDTGEPYVRERIAAYLNDLLSLGVDGFRIDAAKHMPAADLTAIKAKVGDGGTYWKQEAIHGAGEAVQPSEYLGTGDVQEFRYARDLKRVFQNENLAHLKNFGEDWGHMQSGRSAVFVDNHDTERGGDTLNYKNGSAYTLAGVFMLAWPYGSPDVHSGYEFTDHDAGPPNGGTVNACYSDGWKCQHAWPEISSMVGLRNTARGQAVTNWWDNGGDQIAFGRGNKAYVAINHEGSALNRTFQSGLPGGDYCDIQSGDTVTVGADGAFTATVAPGTALALHTGARTCSGGGTGPGTGQTSASFHVDATTAWGENIYVTGDQAALGDWAPARALKLDPAAYPVWKLDVPLPAGTTFQYKYLRKDAAGNAVWESGGNRTATVGTTGALTLDDTWRG; from the coding sequence ATGGCCCGCAGAATCGCCACCGCGTCCCTCGCCGTGCTGGCGGCGGCCGCCACCGCCGTCACCGCCCCCACACCCGCAGCGGCGGCGCCGCCCGGCGAGAAGGACGTCACCGCCGTCCTCTTCGAGTGGAAGTTCGACTCGGTCGCCCGCGCCTGCACCGACAGCCTCGGCCCCGCCGGGTACGGCTACGTCCAGGTCTCCCCGCCCCAGGAACACATCCAGGGCAGCCAGTGGTGGACCTCCTACCAGCCCGTCAGCTACAAGATCGCCGGCCGGCTCGGCGACCGCGCCGCCTTCAAGTCGATGGTCGACACCTGCCACGCGGCGGGCGTCAAGGTCGTCGCCGACTCGGTCATCAACCACATGGCCGCCGGCTCCGGCACCGGCACCGGCGGCAGCGCGTACCAGAAGTACGACTACCCGGGCATCTGGTCCGGCGCCGACATGGACGACTGCCGCAGCGAGATCAACGACTACGGCAACCGCGCCAACGTCCAGAACTGCGAACTGGTCGGTCTCGCCGACCTCGACACCGGCGAGCCCTACGTCCGCGAGCGCATCGCCGCATACCTGAACGACCTCCTCTCCCTCGGTGTCGACGGCTTCCGCATCGACGCCGCCAAGCACATGCCCGCCGCCGACCTCACCGCCATCAAGGCCAAGGTCGGCGACGGCGGCACGTACTGGAAGCAGGAGGCCATCCACGGCGCGGGCGAAGCCGTCCAGCCCAGCGAGTACCTCGGCACCGGCGACGTCCAGGAGTTCCGCTACGCCCGCGACCTCAAGCGGGTCTTCCAGAACGAGAACCTCGCCCACCTGAAGAACTTCGGCGAGGACTGGGGCCACATGCAGAGCGGCAGGTCCGCCGTCTTCGTCGACAACCACGACACCGAGCGCGGCGGCGACACCCTCAACTACAAGAACGGCTCCGCCTACACCCTCGCCGGCGTCTTCATGCTGGCCTGGCCCTACGGCTCCCCGGACGTCCACTCCGGCTACGAGTTCACCGACCACGACGCCGGACCGCCCAACGGCGGCACGGTGAACGCCTGCTACAGCGACGGCTGGAAGTGCCAGCACGCCTGGCCCGAGATCTCCTCCATGGTCGGCCTGCGCAACACCGCCCGCGGCCAGGCCGTCACCAACTGGTGGGACAACGGCGGCGACCAGATCGCCTTCGGACGCGGGAACAAGGCGTACGTCGCCATCAACCACGAGGGCTCCGCGCTGAACCGCACCTTCCAGAGCGGCCTGCCCGGCGGCGACTACTGCGACATCCAGAGCGGCGACACCGTCACGGTCGGCGCCGACGGCGCCTTCACCGCCACCGTCGCCCCCGGCACCGCGCTCGCCCTGCACACCGGCGCCCGCACCTGCTCCGGCGGGGGCACCGGCCCCGGCACCGGGCAGACCTCCGCCTCCTTCCACGTCGACGCCACCACCGCCTGGGGCGAGAACATCTACGTCACCGGTGACCAGGCCGCCCTCGGCGACTGGGCGCCGGCCCGCGCCCTCAAGCTCGACCCGGCCGCGTACCCGGTGTGGAAGCTCGACGTGCCGCTGCCCGCCGGAACCACCTTCCAGTACAAGTACCTGCGCAAGGACGCCGCCGGGAACGCCGTCTGGGAGTCCGGCGGCAACCGCACGGCGACCGTCGGTACCACCGGCGCCCTCACCCTCGACGACACCTGGCGCGGCTGA
- the pulA gene encoding pullulanase-type alpha-1,6-glucosidase → MRRTITLAVSLGLCAALTAALPATADTPDAPSARATAAEETAEAVWLDARTVAWPRAEGTASARLLAPAQGAEKRAAEQIRPGPGTRQLRLTAGKLTAAQAKRFPHLAAYDAWRVDARDRHLAADALRGRLVAQQRAADGTVTAATAVQTAGVLDDLYAGAAQRRALGVTFDRAGRPTLSVWAPTARRVALDLDGRTVPMRRDAASGVWSVEGERGWKDREYAYDVTVWAPEAGRTVTNTVTDPYSVALTTDSRRSLVTDLDDPKLAPPGWKNLRKPTAVPLRDAQIQELHVRDFSASDPTNAHPGTYRAFTDRDSDGARHLRRLADAGTTHVHLLPVFDIATIPEKDAKSPDCDLPALPADSERQQECVTASAAEDAYNWGYDPLHYTVPEGSYATDPEGAGRTREFREMVGALNRDGLGVVMDVVYNHTAASGQADTSVLDRIVPGYYQRLLADGSVADSTCCAGTAPENAMMGRLVVDSVVTWAKQYKVDGFRFDLMGHHPKANMVAVRKALDALTPARDGVDGKRIILYGEGWTFGEVADDARFVQASQANMAGTGIATFSDRARDAVRGGGPFDEDPGVQGFASGLYTDPNDSPANGTRAEQRARLLHYQDLIKVGLTGNLAGYRFTDSTGRRTTGAGVDYNGAPAGYAERPGDALAYADAHDNETLFDALAFKLPAGTRAADRARMQILAMATATLSQGPALSQAGTDRLRSKSLDRNSYDSGDWFNALHWDCRQGNGFGRGLPPAADNQDKWEYAGPLLTTVSVGCAEIEASAAAHRDLLTLRATEPAFSLRSTAEVQRALSFPLSGPDETPGVLTMRLGDLVVVLNATPDTQDQRLTSATGTRYALHPVQARGADPVVKDSAHDRRTGTFTVPPRTVAVFRAG, encoded by the coding sequence GTGCGACGGACCATCACCCTCGCGGTGAGTCTCGGCCTGTGCGCCGCCCTCACCGCCGCCCTGCCGGCCACGGCCGACACCCCTGACGCCCCGTCCGCGCGGGCCACCGCCGCCGAGGAGACCGCCGAGGCCGTCTGGCTCGACGCCCGTACCGTCGCCTGGCCCCGCGCCGAGGGAACGGCGAGCGCCCGTCTCCTCGCCCCGGCCCAGGGCGCGGAGAAGCGGGCGGCCGAGCAGATACGTCCGGGCCCCGGCACCCGACAGCTCCGGCTCACCGCCGGGAAGCTCACCGCCGCCCAGGCCAAGAGGTTCCCGCACCTCGCGGCGTACGACGCGTGGCGGGTCGATGCCCGTGACCGGCACCTCGCCGCCGACGCGCTGCGCGGCCGCCTCGTCGCCCAGCAGCGCGCCGCCGACGGCACCGTCACCGCCGCCACCGCCGTGCAGACCGCGGGCGTCCTCGACGACCTGTACGCCGGCGCCGCCCAGCGCCGCGCGCTCGGCGTCACCTTCGACCGCGCCGGGCGCCCCACCCTCTCCGTCTGGGCGCCCACCGCCCGCCGCGTCGCCCTCGACCTCGACGGCCGTACCGTCCCGATGCGCCGCGACGCCGCCTCCGGCGTCTGGTCGGTCGAGGGCGAACGCGGCTGGAAGGACCGGGAGTACGCCTACGACGTCACCGTCTGGGCGCCGGAGGCCGGCCGCACCGTCACCAACACCGTGACCGACCCCTACTCCGTCGCGCTCACCACCGACTCCCGCCGCAGCCTCGTCACCGACCTGGACGACCCCAAGCTCGCCCCGCCCGGCTGGAAGAACCTCCGCAAGCCGACGGCCGTGCCGTTGCGCGACGCCCAGATCCAGGAACTCCACGTCCGGGACTTCTCCGCCTCCGACCCCACCAACGCCCACCCCGGCACCTACCGCGCCTTCACCGACCGCGACAGCGACGGCGCCCGCCACCTGCGCCGCCTCGCCGACGCCGGCACCACCCACGTCCACCTGCTCCCCGTCTTCGACATCGCCACCATCCCGGAGAAGGACGCCAAGAGCCCCGACTGCGACCTGCCCGCCCTCCCCGCAGACTCCGAGCGCCAGCAGGAGTGCGTCACCGCGAGCGCCGCCGAGGACGCCTACAACTGGGGCTACGACCCGCTGCACTACACCGTGCCCGAGGGCTCCTACGCCACCGACCCCGAAGGGGCGGGCCGCACCCGGGAGTTCCGCGAGATGGTCGGCGCCCTCAACCGCGACGGGCTCGGCGTCGTCATGGACGTCGTCTACAACCACACCGCCGCCTCCGGACAGGCCGACACCTCGGTCCTCGACCGGATCGTCCCCGGCTACTACCAGCGCCTGCTGGCCGACGGCTCCGTCGCCGACTCCACCTGCTGTGCGGGCACCGCGCCCGAGAACGCCATGATGGGCCGCCTCGTCGTCGACTCCGTCGTCACCTGGGCCAAGCAGTACAAGGTCGACGGCTTCCGCTTCGACCTCATGGGCCACCACCCCAAGGCCAACATGGTCGCCGTCCGCAAGGCCCTCGACGCGCTCACCCCGGCCCGCGACGGGGTCGACGGCAAGCGGATCATCCTCTACGGCGAGGGATGGACCTTCGGCGAGGTCGCCGACGACGCCCGTTTCGTCCAGGCCAGCCAGGCCAACATGGCCGGCACCGGCATCGCCACCTTCTCCGACCGGGCCCGCGACGCGGTCCGCGGCGGCGGCCCCTTCGACGAGGACCCCGGCGTCCAGGGCTTCGCCTCCGGCCTCTACACCGACCCCAACGACTCGCCGGCCAACGGCACCCGCGCCGAACAGCGCGCCCGGCTCCTGCACTACCAGGACCTGATCAAGGTCGGCCTCACCGGCAACCTCGCCGGCTACCGCTTCACCGACTCCACCGGCCGCCGCACCACCGGTGCCGGGGTCGACTACAACGGCGCCCCCGCCGGCTACGCCGAACGCCCCGGCGACGCCCTCGCCTACGCCGACGCCCACGACAACGAGACCCTCTTCGACGCCCTCGCCTTCAAACTGCCCGCCGGCACCCGGGCCGCCGACCGGGCCCGGATGCAGATCCTCGCGATGGCCACCGCCACCCTCTCCCAGGGCCCCGCCCTCTCCCAGGCCGGCACCGACCGGCTCCGCTCCAAGTCCCTGGACCGCAACTCCTACGACAGCGGCGACTGGTTCAACGCCCTGCACTGGGACTGCCGCCAGGGCAACGGCTTCGGACGGGGCCTGCCGCCCGCCGCCGACAACCAGGACAAGTGGGAGTACGCCGGGCCGCTGCTCACCACCGTCTCCGTCGGCTGCGCCGAGATCGAGGCGAGCGCCGCCGCCCACCGCGACCTGCTCACCCTGCGCGCCACCGAACCCGCCTTCTCCCTGCGCAGCACCGCCGAGGTCCAGCGCGCCCTGAGCTTCCCGCTCTCCGGCCCCGACGAGACCCCCGGCGTCCTCACCATGCGCCTCGGCGACCTGGTCGTCGTCCTCAACGCCACCCCCGACACCCAGGACCAGCGCCTGACCTCGGCCACCGGCACCCGCTACGCCCTCCACCCCGTCCAGGCCCGGGGCGCGGATCCGGTCGTCAAGGACTCCGCCCACGACCGCCGCACCGGCACCTTCACCGTCCCGCCCCGCACCGTCGCGGTCTTCCGCGCGGGCTGA
- a CDS encoding TetR/AcrR family transcriptional regulator → MTTGTRRRMGVEERRQQLIGVALELFSNRSPDEVSIDEIAAAAGISRPLVYHYFPGKTSLYEAALRRAAEDLAQRFDEPREGPLGARLQRVMGRFFDFVDEHGPGFSALMRGGPAQSVSGDPGSSSAATALIDSVRQAAYEQIVSHLDLVAVPPRLELVVRSWVSLAESTALLWLDGRRTERAALELQLVHDFGALVAVAGAYDEEIAGVVRRILAQEPPDGPFTDLAVRLLALLPAEAEVPAQAAPVE, encoded by the coding sequence ATGACGACCGGGACGCGCCGCAGAATGGGTGTCGAGGAGCGGCGGCAGCAGCTCATCGGTGTTGCGCTGGAGCTGTTCAGCAACCGCTCCCCCGACGAGGTGTCCATCGACGAGATAGCCGCGGCCGCCGGCATCTCGCGCCCCCTCGTCTACCACTACTTCCCGGGCAAGACGAGCCTGTACGAGGCGGCGCTGCGCCGGGCCGCCGAGGATCTGGCCCAGCGCTTCGACGAGCCGCGCGAGGGTCCGCTGGGGGCACGGCTTCAGCGTGTGATGGGCCGGTTCTTCGACTTCGTGGACGAACACGGTCCCGGTTTCTCGGCGTTGATGCGCGGCGGCCCCGCCCAGTCGGTCAGCGGCGACCCCGGCTCGTCCTCGGCGGCGACGGCGCTGATCGACTCCGTGCGGCAGGCGGCGTACGAGCAGATCGTCTCCCACCTGGACCTGGTCGCGGTGCCGCCCCGGCTGGAGCTGGTGGTGCGGTCCTGGGTCTCGCTGGCGGAGTCGACGGCGCTGCTCTGGCTCGACGGCCGCAGGACCGAACGGGCCGCGCTGGAACTCCAGCTGGTGCACGACTTCGGCGCCCTGGTGGCGGTGGCCGGCGCCTACGACGAGGAGATCGCCGGGGTGGTCCGCCGCATCCTCGCCCAGGAACCGCCGGACGGCCCGTTCACCGACCTCGCGGTACGCCTGCTCGCCCTCCTCCCGGCCGAGGCCGAGGTACCGGCGCAGGCGGCGCCGGTGGAGTGA
- a CDS encoding PDR/VanB family oxidoreductase, which yields MARLRTAVLAAGTAVLVRRALRTRIRRSPLWPLPALEEPVSGRPRSRAMTLRVARRDTPAEGVVRLRLEGAGELPAWEPGAHLDLVLPSGTVRQYSLCGDPADRSAYTVATRLIGAADGGRGGSLEVHRELLEGTEVVVRGPRNRFPLAPAPAHVFVAGGIGITPLLPMVRAAHAAGADWKLLYGGRTRASMPFADELEKLGGPERVTLAAEDESGRPDLAAALSGAPEGTAVHCCGPEGLMAAVEAALPEGCVLRTERFAGGPAGRPSAARGDLPFEIELRRSGRTVSVPADRTALEAVREELPDAPYSCAQGFCGTCRQRVVSGEVDHRDELLTDGERDGAMLLCVSRSRGGRIVLDI from the coding sequence ATGGCCCGCCTGCGTACCGCCGTCCTCGCGGCCGGCACCGCCGTCCTCGTACGGCGCGCGCTGCGGACCCGTATCCGCCGCTCGCCGCTGTGGCCGCTGCCCGCCCTGGAGGAGCCGGTCTCGGGCCGCCCGCGCAGCCGGGCGATGACCCTGCGCGTCGCCCGGCGCGACACCCCGGCCGAGGGGGTGGTGCGGCTCCGGCTGGAGGGAGCGGGCGAGCTGCCGGCCTGGGAACCGGGCGCCCACCTCGACCTGGTGCTCCCCTCGGGCACGGTCCGGCAGTACTCGCTCTGCGGCGACCCGGCCGACCGCTCCGCGTACACCGTGGCGACCCGGCTCATCGGCGCGGCCGACGGAGGCCGGGGCGGCTCGCTGGAGGTCCACCGCGAACTGCTGGAGGGCACCGAGGTGGTGGTACGCGGTCCGCGCAACCGCTTCCCCCTCGCCCCCGCCCCCGCCCACGTCTTCGTCGCGGGCGGCATCGGCATCACCCCGCTGCTGCCGATGGTGCGGGCCGCCCACGCGGCGGGTGCCGACTGGAAGCTGCTCTACGGCGGCCGTACCCGGGCCTCGATGCCCTTCGCCGACGAGCTGGAGAAGCTGGGCGGTCCCGAGCGGGTGACCCTGGCCGCCGAGGACGAGAGCGGCCGGCCCGACCTGGCGGCGGCGCTGAGCGGCGCGCCCGAGGGCACCGCCGTCCACTGCTGCGGCCCCGAGGGGCTGATGGCGGCGGTCGAGGCGGCCCTGCCCGAGGGGTGCGTCCTGCGCACCGAGCGCTTCGCCGGCGGCCCGGCCGGACGGCCTTCGGCGGCCCGTGGCGACCTGCCCTTCGAGATCGAACTGCGGCGCAGCGGACGGACGGTGTCCGTCCCTGCCGACCGGACGGCACTGGAGGCGGTACGCGAGGAGCTGCCGGACGCCCCGTACTCCTGCGCGCAGGGGTTCTGCGGGACCTGCCGGCAGCGGGTGGTCTCGGGTGAGGTCGACCACCGCGACGAGCTGCTGACCGACGGCGAACGGGACGGGGCGATGCTGCTCTGCGTCTCCCGCTCGCGGGGCGGCCGCATCGTCCTGGACATCTGA
- a CDS encoding metal-dependent hydrolase, whose translation MPNTTKGAGPVVSERIPLKARKVSFAWEETPLHWVPGDPFTTHTINVLHMLLPAGERWFVHVYQQVLPYIRDERLREDVIGFIGQEAMHAQAHDEVLPHLREQGLDPTPYTAQVDWMFEKMLGDRTLPPGRPRRWWLMERVALIAAIEHYTAFLGDWVLNADRLDAAQADPVMLDLLRWHGAEEVEHRSVAFDLFQHVDGGYRRRARTWATAFAALLFLWQRGVRFFMENDPTLLEGKGSFTEFYRKGRAGMLPSTPAILKSVPTYLRRDYHPSQEGSTAQAVAYLASSPAALAAERATAADPAKDGR comes from the coding sequence ATGCCTAATACGACGAAGGGCGCGGGGCCGGTCGTCTCCGAGCGCATCCCGCTGAAGGCGCGCAAGGTCTCCTTCGCCTGGGAGGAGACGCCGCTGCACTGGGTGCCCGGCGATCCGTTCACCACGCACACCATCAACGTGCTGCACATGCTGCTGCCCGCCGGTGAGCGCTGGTTCGTCCACGTCTACCAGCAGGTCCTGCCGTACATCCGGGACGAGAGGCTGCGCGAGGACGTCATCGGTTTCATCGGCCAGGAGGCGATGCACGCGCAGGCCCACGACGAGGTACTGCCGCACCTGCGGGAGCAGGGGCTCGACCCGACGCCGTACACCGCGCAGGTGGACTGGATGTTCGAGAAGATGCTCGGTGACCGGACGCTGCCGCCCGGGCGGCCCCGGCGGTGGTGGCTGATGGAGCGGGTGGCGCTGATCGCCGCCATCGAGCACTACACCGCCTTCCTCGGCGACTGGGTGCTCAACGCCGACCGGCTCGACGCGGCCCAGGCCGACCCGGTCATGCTGGACCTGCTGCGCTGGCACGGCGCCGAGGAGGTCGAGCACCGGTCGGTCGCCTTCGACCTCTTCCAGCACGTCGACGGCGGCTACCGGCGCCGGGCCCGCACCTGGGCCACCGCCTTCGCAGCCCTGCTCTTCCTCTGGCAGCGCGGAGTACGGTTCTTCATGGAGAACGACCCGACGCTGCTGGAGGGCAAGGGCAGCTTCACGGAGTTCTACCGCAAGGGCCGGGCCGGGATGCTGCCGAGCACCCCGGCGATCCTCAAGTCCGTACCCACCTACCTGCGCCGTGACTACCACCCCTCGCAGGAGGGCAGCACGGCACAGGCCGTCGCCTACCTGGCCTCCTCCCCGGCCGCGCTGGCCGCCGAGCGGGCCACCGCCGCAGACCCGGCGAAGGACGGCCGCTGA
- a CDS encoding reductase → MRLLVLGGTEFVGRAVVETAQAGGWEVTLLHRGRHPAPEGARALLGDRTAPGGLDALARAAAEGPGWDLVVDTWSGAPSVVRDSAGLLAPYAGRYAYISSRSVYGPPVAPGSDESAPVVAGDPDAAAQSYVEDKRGGELAAARASGEERTLWARAGLILGPWENIGRLPWWLTRIARGGEVPAPGPRDLPLQYIDARDLAAWLLAAGRSGLHGAYDLVSPAGFTTMGELLDTCVTVTGSTAELRWLTPEAVLAAGAEPWRELPVWIPPGTPDHAALHGSDVSKALAAGLRCRPVTETVRDTWAWLATLPGRAAPQRPDRPVVGLPEQKEAALLGRGEGVQTYRTSGSRSSLRVPSVRSVPVKPWRS, encoded by the coding sequence ATGAGACTTCTGGTGCTGGGCGGTACGGAGTTCGTGGGGCGCGCGGTCGTCGAGACGGCGCAGGCCGGGGGCTGGGAGGTGACCCTGCTCCACCGGGGCCGCCATCCGGCGCCCGAGGGGGCCCGGGCCCTGCTCGGGGACCGGACGGCGCCGGGCGGGCTCGACGCCCTGGCCCGGGCCGCCGCCGAGGGGCCCGGCTGGGACCTGGTGGTGGACACCTGGTCGGGGGCGCCCTCCGTGGTCCGGGACAGCGCCGGCCTGCTCGCCCCGTACGCCGGGCGGTACGCGTACATCTCCAGTCGCTCGGTGTACGGGCCGCCGGTGGCACCCGGCTCCGACGAGAGCGCGCCGGTCGTCGCGGGCGACCCGGACGCGGCGGCGCAAAGCTACGTCGAGGACAAGCGGGGCGGCGAACTGGCGGCGGCCCGCGCCTCCGGCGAGGAGCGCACGCTGTGGGCGCGGGCCGGGCTGATCCTCGGCCCGTGGGAGAACATCGGCCGCCTGCCGTGGTGGCTCACCCGCATCGCCAGAGGCGGCGAGGTACCGGCGCCGGGCCCCCGCGACCTGCCCCTCCAGTACATCGACGCCCGCGACCTCGCCGCCTGGCTGCTCGCGGCCGGGCGGTCCGGCCTCCACGGGGCGTACGACCTGGTGAGCCCGGCCGGCTTCACCACCATGGGCGAACTCCTCGACACCTGCGTGACGGTGACCGGCTCCACCGCCGAACTGCGCTGGCTCACCCCGGAGGCGGTGCTGGCGGCGGGCGCCGAACCGTGGCGGGAGCTGCCGGTGTGGATTCCGCCGGGCACTCCGGACCACGCGGCCCTGCACGGCAGCGACGTGTCGAAGGCCCTGGCGGCCGGGTTGCGGTGCCGCCCGGTGACCGAGACGGTACGGGACACCTGGGCGTGGCTCGCCACCCTGCCCGGCCGGGCGGCACCGCAGCGCCCCGACCGGCCGGTGGTGGGACTGCCCGAGCAGAAGGAGGCGGCACTGCTGGGGCGGGGCGAGGGGGTCCAGACGTACCGCACGTCCGGCTCGCGTTCCTCGTTGCGGGTGCCGTCGGTGCGCTCGGTCCCGGTGAAGCCGTGGCGTTCGTAG
- a CDS encoding winged helix-turn-helix domain-containing protein, protein MANTRTFTASTAPTPTPAPGGRGEGRPPLTRHRLRAVDRDETAPPAEVAALLPPGATWLPAPPHTLPSLPGRPPMIGYLVLVPAGDAPPAAQPAPRPAPAAPVEETAPDGGGHPVRVDPQRRTAFVDGRPLELTYLEFELLAHLVRHPHRVHTRDQLVTTVWGYGHVGDGRTVDVHVARLRRKLGAEYRRSIQTVRRVGYKYTPSAARG, encoded by the coding sequence ATGGCGAACACCCGTACGTTCACCGCGTCCACCGCACCCACTCCCACCCCCGCTCCCGGCGGTCGCGGCGAGGGCCGCCCGCCGCTGACGCGCCACCGCCTGCGCGCCGTCGACCGCGACGAGACCGCGCCCCCGGCCGAGGTCGCCGCGCTGCTGCCGCCCGGCGCCACCTGGCTGCCCGCTCCCCCGCACACCCTGCCCTCGCTGCCGGGCCGTCCGCCGATGATCGGCTACCTGGTGCTGGTCCCGGCCGGCGATGCGCCGCCCGCCGCGCAGCCGGCCCCCCGGCCCGCTCCGGCCGCACCCGTCGAGGAGACGGCCCCGGACGGCGGGGGACACCCGGTGCGGGTCGACCCCCAGCGGCGCACCGCCTTCGTGGACGGCCGCCCGCTGGAGCTGACCTACCTGGAGTTCGAACTGCTGGCGCACCTGGTGCGCCACCCGCACCGGGTGCACACCCGCGACCAGCTCGTCACCACCGTCTGGGGGTACGGCCACGTCGGCGACGGGCGGACCGTGGACGTGCACGTCGCCCGGCTGCGCCGCAAGCTGGGCGCCGAGTACCGCCGCTCCATCCAGACGGTGCGCCGGGTCGGCTACAAGTACACCCCCTCCGCCGCCCGCGGCTGA
- a CDS encoding Gfo/Idh/MocA family protein: MSADNSPTPPARTRIALLGTGPWARSTHAPAIAAHPGTGLAGVWGRRTEAAAELAGAYDAPAYTGEEGLAELLAGADAVAIALPPDVQAPLAVRAAEAGCHLLLDKPVATTPTVAREVAAAVEAARVASVVFCTLRFAPATAAWIAEQAERGGWFTARAQWLAPLFAPGSTHAYASPWRKEKGALWDVGPHALSVLIPVLGDVTAVTAAPGPNGTAHLVLRHTSGASATATLGLGAPPAAGGVEIALYGEHGTAEPPRWGESAVAYGAALDALLEAARTGRPHPCDARFGARLTEILSEAEAQLA, translated from the coding sequence ATGAGCGCTGACAACAGCCCCACGCCCCCCGCCCGGACCAGGATCGCCCTGCTCGGCACCGGCCCCTGGGCGCGGTCCACGCACGCCCCCGCGATCGCCGCCCACCCCGGCACCGGTCTCGCCGGCGTCTGGGGCCGCCGGACCGAGGCGGCGGCCGAGCTGGCGGGGGCGTACGACGCGCCCGCGTACACCGGGGAGGAAGGGCTCGCGGAACTCCTCGCCGGGGCCGACGCGGTGGCGATCGCGCTGCCGCCGGACGTGCAGGCGCCCCTCGCGGTCCGGGCCGCCGAGGCCGGGTGCCATTTGCTCCTGGACAAGCCGGTGGCCACCACGCCCACGGTGGCCCGGGAGGTGGCGGCGGCCGTCGAGGCCGCGCGGGTCGCCTCCGTGGTCTTCTGCACGCTGCGGTTCGCCCCGGCCACCGCCGCGTGGATCGCCGAACAGGCTGAGCGCGGCGGCTGGTTCACGGCCCGCGCCCAGTGGCTCGCGCCCCTCTTCGCGCCGGGTTCCACGCACGCGTACGCCTCGCCGTGGCGCAAGGAGAAGGGCGCCCTGTGGGACGTGGGCCCGCACGCCCTCTCCGTGCTGATCCCGGTTCTCGGCGACGTGACCGCCGTGACCGCCGCCCCGGGCCCGAACGGCACCGCGCACCTCGTGCTGCGCCACACCTCGGGCGCCTCCGCCACCGCCACCCTCGGTCTCGGCGCGCCGCCCGCCGCCGGAGGCGTCGAGATCGCCCTGTACGGCGAGCACGGCACCGCCGAACCGCCGCGCTGGGGCGAGTCGGCCGTCGCCTACGGCGCCGCGCTCGACGCTCTGCTGGAGGCGGCCCGCACCGGCCGGCCGCACCCCTGCGACGCCCGGTTCGGCGCCCGCCTCACCGAGATCCTCAGCGAGGCCGAGGCCCAGCTCGCCTGA
- a CDS encoding arsenate reductase family protein — translation MEIWINPACSKCRSALSLLDAEGASYTVRRYLEDVPTEEEIRAVLERLGLEPWDITRTGEPAAKELGLASWPREEAARDRWVAALATHPRLIQRPLITADDGSAVVGRSEEAVREALERGKDGA, via the coding sequence ATGGAGATCTGGATCAACCCGGCCTGTTCGAAGTGCCGCAGCGCGCTGTCCCTGCTCGACGCCGAGGGCGCCTCGTACACCGTGCGCAGGTATCTGGAGGACGTGCCCACCGAGGAGGAGATCCGGGCGGTGCTGGAGCGGCTCGGCCTGGAGCCCTGGGACATCACGCGGACCGGTGAGCCGGCGGCGAAGGAGCTGGGGCTGGCCTCCTGGCCGCGTGAGGAGGCCGCCCGGGACCGCTGGGTCGCCGCGCTCGCGACCCACCCCCGCCTGATCCAGCGCCCCCTGATCACCGCCGACGACGGCTCGGCCGTGGTGGGCCGCAGCGAGGAGGCGGTGCGCGAGGCGCTGGAGCGGGGGAAGGACGGGGCGTGA